A window from Urocitellus parryii isolate mUroPar1 chromosome 1, mUroPar1.hap1, whole genome shotgun sequence encodes these proteins:
- the Pura gene encoding transcriptional activator protein Pur-alpha, protein MADRDSGSEQGGAALGSGGSLGHPGSGSGSGGGGGGGGGGGGSGGGGGGAPGGLQHETQELASKRVDIQNKRFYLDVKQNAKGRFLKIAEVGAGGNKSRLTLSMSVAVEFRDYLGDFIEHYAQLGPSQPPDLAQAQDEPRRALKSEFLVRENRKYYMDLKENQRGRFLRIRQTVNRGPGLGSTQGQTIALPAQGLIEFRDALAKLIDDYGVEEEPAELPEGTSLTVDNKRFFFDVGSNKYGVFMRVSEVKPTYRNSITVPYKVWAKFGHTFCKYSEEMKKIQEKQREKRAACEQLHQQQQQQQEETAAATLLLQGEEEGEED, encoded by the coding sequence ATGGCGGACCGAGACAGCGGCAGCGAGCAGGGTGGTGCGGCGCTGGGCTCGGGCGGCTCCCTGGGGCACCCGGGCTCGGGCTCGGGCTCCGGCGGGGGCGGTGGTggcggcgggggcggcggcggcagtggcggcggcggcggcggggcccCGGGGGGGCTGCAGCACGAGACGCAGGAGCTGGCCTCCAAGCGGGTGGACATCCAGAACAAGCGCTTCTACCTGGACGTGAAGCAGAACGCCAAGGGCCGCTTCCTGAAGATCGCTGAGGTGGGCGCGGGCGGCAACAAGAGCCGCCTCACTCTCTCCATGTCAGTGGCCGTGGAGTTCCGCGACTACCTGGGAGACTTCATCGAGCACTACGCGCAGCTGGGCCCCAGCCAGCCGCCCGACCTGGCCCAGGCACAGGACGAGCCGCGCCGGGCACTCAAGAGCGAGTTCCTGGTGCGCGAGAACCGCAAGTACTACATGGATCTCAAGGAGAACCAGCGCGGCCGCTTCCTGCGCATCCGCCAGACGGTCAACCGGGGGCCCGGCCTGGGCTCCACGCAGGGCCAGACCATTGCGCTGCCCGCGCAGGGGCTCATCGAGTTCCGTGACGCTCTGGCCAAGCTCATCGACGACTACGGAGTGGAGGAGGAGCCGGCCGAGCTGCCCGAGGGCACCTCCTTGACTGTGGACAACAAGCGCTTCTTCTTCGATGTGGGCTCTAACAAGTACGGCGTGTTTATGCGAGTGAGTGAGGTGAAGCCCACCTACCGCAACTCCATCACCGTGCCCTACAAGGTGTGGGCCAAGTTCGGACACACCTTCTGCAAATACTCCGAGGAGATGAAGAAGATTCaggagaagcagagggagaagcGGGCTGCCTGTGAGCAGctccaccagcagcagcagcagcagcaggaggagacCGCCGCTGCCACTCTGCTACTGCAGGgtgaagaagaaggggaagaagattGA